A single genomic interval of Arthrobacter sp. NicSoilB8 harbors:
- a CDS encoding DUF5134 domain-containing protein: MFNIPAITWTLTAVLMLGGSYHVLQATRSHHVTDRVNNSLHALMNVLMAAMLWNLAPSTMLAQIAVLAGAALWFIIQAVARPEFKILCAGSQGRLKCAYHSLSMAGAALMATMMGQMSTTAGHEIVPAGGMSMPHAHHAMTAATPTTATATLNHLPNLAIPLTIIFATAAVVFIALLLRNRKPATTAPNKTVPKHSPRKQHSLEALGAAIMALMFATMA; the protein is encoded by the coding sequence GTGTTCAATATCCCCGCAATTACCTGGACCCTCACGGCCGTGCTGATGCTTGGCGGAAGCTATCACGTTCTGCAGGCGACACGGTCCCACCACGTCACCGACCGCGTCAACAACAGCCTCCATGCCCTTATGAACGTCCTGATGGCGGCCATGCTGTGGAACCTCGCGCCCTCGACCATGCTGGCCCAGATCGCAGTCCTCGCCGGCGCGGCACTGTGGTTTATCATTCAGGCGGTCGCCCGGCCGGAATTCAAAATACTCTGCGCCGGCAGCCAAGGCCGGCTCAAATGCGCTTACCACAGCCTCAGCATGGCCGGCGCCGCCCTCATGGCCACCATGATGGGTCAGATGAGCACAACAGCGGGCCACGAAATTGTTCCGGCAGGCGGAATGTCAATGCCGCACGCCCACCACGCGATGACAGCCGCAACCCCCACTACAGCCACCGCAACCCTCAATCACCTGCCCAATCTCGCCATCCCACTGACAATCATCTTCGCCACCGCGGCAGTGGTCTTCATCGCCCTCCTACTGCGCAACCGGAAACCGGCAACCACAGCCCCCAACAAAACAGTCCCAAAACACTCCCCCCGAAAACAACACAGCCTCGAAGCCCTCGGCGCCGCCATCATGGCCCTCATGTTCGCCACCATGGCATAA
- a CDS encoding primary-amine oxidase, whose translation MTLNTETETVVGVSHPLDPLSRAEISRAAAILKGGQAAAESFRFISIELREPEKELLRSGAQTVREADAVLVNRAEGRSYEAIVDLDSGIVSKWTQLAANIQPPFMLDEFAEGEESCRKNPEVQAALAKRGITDMSLVCFEPWSVGYFGEDDEGRRLMRALVFVREEADDSPYAHPIENFIVIVDLNSGDVVKVEDDQAIPVPSASGNYLPKYVGPARTDLKPISITQPEGASFTVTGNHVQWADWSFRVGFTPREGLVLHQLKFRNKGVERPVINRASLSEMVVPYGDTAPVQAKKNAFDSGEYNIGNMANSLTLGCDCLGEIKYFDGITADSHGNPLTIENAICMHEEDDSILWKHFDFREGTTETRRSRKLVISFIATVANYEYAFYWHLFLDGSIEFLVKATGILSTAGQKPGEKSPYGQTLNNDGLYAPIHQHMFNVRMDFEIDGPRNAVYEVDMKIPEDNPTHTAFMAVDRLLETEQAAIRKTDSSKHRFWKIANRDSKNLVNEPVAYRLIPTDGIQLAAGDESYVSKRAQFARNNLWVTAYDRTERFAAGEFPNQATGADDGLHIWTKADRNIVDQDLVVWYTFGMHHVVRLEDWPVMPRQNIGFMLEPHGFFDQNPTLNLPSNENRTETTNTGTCCTTDK comes from the coding sequence ATGACTCTTAACACTGAAACCGAGACCGTTGTAGGGGTATCGCACCCTCTGGATCCGTTGTCCCGCGCCGAGATTTCCCGGGCGGCTGCGATCCTGAAGGGTGGCCAGGCCGCGGCGGAGTCGTTCCGCTTTATCAGTATTGAGCTGCGCGAGCCGGAGAAGGAACTGCTGCGGAGCGGCGCTCAGACGGTGCGCGAGGCTGACGCGGTCCTGGTCAACCGTGCCGAGGGACGTTCCTACGAAGCGATTGTCGACCTTGATTCGGGCATCGTCTCGAAATGGACGCAGCTGGCTGCGAACATCCAGCCTCCGTTCATGCTGGACGAGTTCGCCGAGGGTGAAGAGAGCTGCCGGAAGAACCCCGAGGTCCAGGCCGCCCTGGCCAAGCGCGGGATCACCGACATGTCCCTGGTCTGCTTCGAGCCGTGGTCCGTGGGCTACTTCGGTGAAGACGACGAGGGCCGGCGCCTGATGCGCGCCCTGGTGTTCGTCCGCGAGGAGGCCGATGACAGCCCGTACGCGCACCCGATCGAGAACTTCATCGTCATCGTGGACCTGAACTCCGGGGACGTCGTCAAGGTCGAGGATGACCAGGCCATCCCCGTCCCCAGCGCCAGCGGCAACTACCTGCCCAAGTACGTCGGGCCGGCCCGCACCGACCTCAAGCCGATCTCCATCACCCAGCCCGAAGGCGCGTCCTTCACGGTCACCGGAAACCACGTCCAGTGGGCCGACTGGTCCTTCCGTGTCGGCTTCACCCCCCGCGAGGGCCTGGTCCTGCACCAGCTGAAGTTCCGCAACAAGGGCGTCGAACGTCCCGTGATCAACCGGGCCTCACTGTCGGAAATGGTCGTCCCCTACGGCGATACCGCCCCCGTCCAGGCCAAAAAGAACGCCTTCGACTCCGGCGAATACAACATCGGCAACATGGCCAACTCCCTGACCCTGGGCTGTGACTGCCTGGGCGAAATCAAGTACTTCGACGGCATCACCGCCGACAGCCACGGCAACCCGCTGACCATCGAGAACGCCATCTGCATGCACGAGGAAGACGACTCCATCCTCTGGAAGCACTTCGACTTCCGCGAGGGCACCACCGAAACCCGGCGCAGCCGCAAGCTCGTGATCTCCTTCATTGCCACCGTCGCGAACTACGAGTACGCCTTCTACTGGCACCTCTTCCTCGACGGCAGCATCGAGTTCCTGGTCAAGGCCACCGGCATCCTCTCCACCGCCGGCCAGAAGCCCGGCGAGAAGAGCCCCTACGGCCAGACCCTGAACAACGACGGACTCTACGCACCGATCCACCAGCACATGTTCAACGTCCGCATGGACTTCGAAATCGACGGACCCCGCAACGCCGTCTACGAAGTGGACATGAAAATCCCCGAAGACAACCCCACCCACACCGCCTTCATGGCAGTGGACCGGCTCCTGGAAACCGAACAGGCCGCCATCCGGAAAACAGACTCCTCCAAGCACCGCTTCTGGAAGATCGCCAACCGCGACAGCAAGAACCTGGTCAACGAACCGGTCGCCTACCGCCTCATCCCCACCGACGGCATCCAGCTCGCCGCCGGCGACGAGTCCTACGTCAGCAAACGAGCCCAGTTCGCCCGCAACAACCTCTGGGTCACCGCCTACGACCGGACCGAACGCTTCGCAGCCGGCGAATTCCCCAACCAGGCCACCGGCGCCGACGACGGCCTGCACATCTGGACCAAAGCAGACCGGAACATCGTCGACCAGGACCTCGTCGTCTGGTACACCTTCGGCATGCACCACGTCGTCCGCCTCGAAGACTGGCCCGTCATGCCCCGCCAGAACATCGGCTTCATGCTCGAACCCCACGGCTTCTTCGACCAAAACCCCACCCTGAACCTGCCCAGCAACGAAAACCGAACCGAAACAACCAACACCGGAACATGCTGCACCACCGATAAATAG
- a CDS encoding multidrug efflux SMR transporter, giving the protein MSQRSRAWLLLLGSAVLEAVWATSLGLSNGFTVPLHTVVFAVTATLSMIGLGTAIRSIPLGTAYAVWVGIGAALTVGWAMVTGVEPFSLLKVLFIAGIVGCAAGLKSLPADATSDANRSDTKVPA; this is encoded by the coding sequence ATGAGCCAACGTTCACGAGCCTGGCTGCTGCTGCTTGGCTCCGCCGTGCTGGAAGCCGTGTGGGCCACATCCCTCGGCCTGTCCAACGGCTTCACAGTTCCCCTCCACACCGTGGTTTTCGCCGTGACGGCCACCCTGAGCATGATCGGGCTGGGCACGGCCATCCGCAGCATCCCGCTAGGCACCGCCTACGCCGTCTGGGTAGGAATAGGCGCCGCCCTGACCGTCGGCTGGGCCATGGTAACCGGCGTCGAACCCTTCAGCCTGTTGAAGGTGCTGTTCATCGCCGGGATCGTTGGCTGCGCGGCCGGGCTGAAGTCCCTGCCGGCGGACGCCACTTCCGATGCCAACCGTTCCGACACCAAGGTCCCCGCCTGA
- a CDS encoding helix-turn-helix transcriptional regulator: MDNNKDVREFLMSRRSRITPAQAGLTAYSATRRVAGLKREEVALLTGVSTEYYARLERGNLRGVSDSVLDSLARALQLDEAERAHLFDLAKAAAPSRPAGSRRARAEVRPSVERILAGMTGTPAYVRNSRMEIVAANSLCFALYAGILAPDALPLNLARFMFLDPRSQDFFVDWNILADDFAAALRSESGRNPRDRYLNSLIGDLAAGSTEFSTRWARHNVRFHRTARKTLRNPLVGEIELTGDDLELPGEGLTLIAYTAEPGSHAQEQLNFLASWNAGKPLPARLPLVTHCPTRPKAMCRSDHADAMRSRVRPASLRPERNPAYSRPPDVN, encoded by the coding sequence ATGGACAACAACAAGGACGTCCGCGAGTTCCTCATGAGCCGCAGATCGCGCATCACCCCCGCCCAGGCCGGCCTGACTGCCTACAGCGCGACGCGGCGGGTCGCCGGACTCAAGCGCGAGGAAGTCGCCCTGCTGACCGGTGTCAGCACGGAATATTACGCCCGCCTCGAACGCGGCAACCTGCGCGGAGTCTCTGACTCCGTCCTGGACTCGCTCGCCCGGGCCTTGCAGCTGGATGAGGCCGAACGGGCCCACCTGTTTGACCTGGCCAAAGCCGCAGCACCGTCCCGTCCGGCCGGCAGCCGCAGGGCACGGGCCGAAGTGCGGCCGAGCGTCGAACGGATTCTCGCCGGGATGACCGGCACGCCCGCGTACGTCCGGAACTCACGCATGGAGATCGTGGCAGCGAACAGCCTCTGCTTCGCCCTCTACGCCGGCATCCTCGCCCCCGATGCCCTTCCCCTCAACCTCGCCCGGTTCATGTTCCTCGATCCCCGCTCACAGGACTTCTTCGTCGACTGGAACATCCTCGCCGACGACTTTGCGGCCGCCCTCCGCTCCGAGTCCGGCCGCAATCCGCGCGACCGGTACCTGAACAGCCTCATCGGTGACCTCGCCGCCGGAAGCACCGAATTCTCCACCCGCTGGGCCCGGCACAATGTCCGCTTCCACCGGACAGCACGCAAAACCCTGCGCAACCCCCTCGTCGGCGAGATCGAACTCACCGGCGACGACCTCGAACTGCCCGGAGAAGGCCTGACGCTCATCGCCTACACCGCCGAACCCGGCAGCCATGCCCAGGAACAGCTCAACTTCCTGGCCAGCTGGAACGCCGGAAAGCCCCTCCCCGCCCGGCTCCCGCTAGTCACGCACTGTCCAACCCGCCCGAAGGCGATGTGCCGGAGTGACCATGCTGATGCGATGAGATCCAGAGTCCGCCCTGCATCGCTTCGCCCTGAGAGGAACCCGGCTTACTCCCGGCCGCCGGACGTAAACTGA
- a CDS encoding SMR family transporter, producing the protein MSWLILISSGALEAVWAAALHRTFQCSGRRRIAPALLFLASVLASMTGLAFAMHTIPTGTAYAVWVGVGVILTSAYAMLTKAERPTTARLLLLTGIAGCVVGLKIAAQ; encoded by the coding sequence ATGTCGTGGTTAATCCTCATCTCCTCCGGGGCATTGGAAGCCGTCTGGGCCGCTGCCCTGCACCGGACGTTCCAGTGCTCCGGCAGGCGCCGCATCGCCCCCGCACTCCTCTTCCTGGCCTCCGTACTCGCCAGCATGACCGGCCTCGCCTTCGCCATGCACACCATCCCCACCGGCACCGCCTACGCCGTCTGGGTAGGCGTCGGCGTGATACTGACCTCCGCATACGCGATGCTCACCAAAGCTGAACGCCCGACGACGGCGCGCCTGCTGCTGCTCACCGGCATCGCCGGATGCGTGGTCGGACTAAAGATAGCGGCGCAATGA
- a CDS encoding ABC transporter ATP-binding protein — MSRTDKAPTPAPAAAPAAGTTPGAAPAAQAPLRIPRPAGGPGRGGPFAGMNIPAEKAMNFGPSARRLLGELRPERLWLTLVLLLAVVSVTFSVIGPRLLGEGTNLIFAGVVSKQLPAGVSQDQLIAQLRAAGENQKADMLSAMTLTPGTGIDFAALATVLLWALVLYVLASAFGWMQAYILNGVVQRTVFRLRERIEAKINRLPLRYFDTVQRGELLSRVTNDVDNISQSLQQSISQAVTSLLTVVGVLVMMLLLSPTLAIIALVTIPLTLVTTTVIAKRSQKLFVAQWRHTGELNGQIEETYTGHALVKVFGRQREVEERFRQKNVELYQASFGAQFISGLIMPAMTFIGNLVYVGIAVVGGLQVASGAMQLGDVQAFIQYSRQFTQPLAQLGSMANLLQSGVASAERVFELLDTEEQSADPVPGEAPSDGRGRLVFENVSFSYSPDKPLISSLSLVAEPGQTVAIVGPTGAGKTTLVNLMMRFYELDAGRITLDGVDITAMTRNELRSRMGMVLQDTWLFGGTIRDNIAYGRPGATEAEILEAARATYVDRFVRSLPDGYDTVLDDEGSNVSAGEKQLLTIARAFLARPSVLILDEATSSVDTRTEVLVQKAMSALRSDRTSFVIAHRLSTIRDADLILVMESGQIVEQGTHAQLLAAGGAYAALYAAQFAAPVAEV; from the coding sequence ATGAGCCGCACCGACAAGGCGCCGACGCCGGCCCCCGCCGCCGCGCCCGCGGCCGGTACGACCCCCGGCGCCGCTCCGGCCGCGCAGGCCCCGCTGCGGATTCCCCGCCCGGCGGGCGGGCCGGGCCGCGGCGGCCCGTTTGCCGGGATGAACATCCCGGCCGAGAAGGCGATGAACTTCGGCCCGTCCGCCCGGCGGCTGCTGGGGGAGCTGCGGCCCGAACGGCTGTGGCTGACGCTGGTCCTGCTGCTCGCCGTCGTGAGCGTGACGTTCTCGGTGATCGGGCCCCGGCTGCTGGGCGAGGGCACCAACCTGATCTTCGCCGGCGTCGTGTCCAAGCAGTTGCCCGCCGGGGTGAGTCAGGACCAGTTGATCGCCCAGCTGCGCGCCGCCGGGGAGAACCAGAAGGCGGACATGCTCAGCGCCATGACGCTGACGCCGGGCACCGGGATCGACTTCGCCGCGCTGGCCACGGTGCTGCTGTGGGCGCTGGTGCTGTACGTGCTGGCCTCGGCGTTCGGCTGGATGCAGGCCTATATTCTCAACGGCGTCGTGCAGCGCACGGTCTTCCGGCTGCGTGAGCGGATCGAGGCGAAGATCAACAGGCTGCCGCTGCGCTACTTCGATACCGTGCAGCGCGGCGAGCTGCTCAGCCGGGTGACGAACGACGTCGACAACATCTCCCAGAGCCTGCAGCAGTCCATCAGCCAGGCCGTCACCTCGCTGCTGACCGTCGTGGGCGTTCTGGTGATGATGCTCCTGCTCTCGCCCACGCTGGCGATCATTGCCTTGGTGACCATTCCGCTGACCCTCGTGACCACCACCGTGATCGCCAAGCGCTCGCAGAAGCTGTTCGTCGCGCAGTGGAGACACACCGGCGAGCTGAACGGGCAGATCGAGGAGACGTACACCGGGCACGCGCTGGTGAAGGTGTTCGGCCGGCAGCGCGAGGTGGAGGAGCGGTTCCGGCAGAAGAACGTGGAGCTGTACCAGGCGAGCTTCGGCGCGCAGTTCATTTCCGGGCTGATCATGCCGGCCATGACGTTCATCGGGAACCTGGTCTATGTGGGGATCGCCGTGGTGGGCGGCCTGCAGGTGGCGTCGGGGGCGATGCAGTTGGGCGATGTGCAGGCGTTCATCCAGTACTCCCGGCAGTTCACCCAGCCGCTGGCCCAGCTGGGGTCCATGGCGAACCTGCTGCAGTCCGGCGTGGCCTCGGCCGAGCGGGTGTTTGAGCTCCTGGACACCGAGGAGCAGTCGGCCGACCCGGTGCCCGGCGAGGCTCCTTCCGATGGGCGGGGGCGGCTGGTGTTCGAGAACGTCTCCTTCTCCTACTCGCCGGACAAACCGCTGATCTCTTCGCTCAGCCTGGTGGCCGAGCCGGGCCAGACCGTCGCCATTGTGGGCCCCACCGGCGCAGGCAAGACCACGCTGGTGAACCTGATGATGCGCTTCTACGAGCTCGACGCCGGGCGGATCACGCTCGACGGCGTGGACATCACCGCGATGACCCGCAACGAGCTGCGCTCGCGGATGGGCATGGTGCTGCAGGACACTTGGCTGTTCGGCGGGACCATCCGGGACAACATCGCCTACGGCCGGCCCGGCGCCACGGAGGCCGAGATCCTCGAGGCTGCCCGTGCGACGTACGTGGACCGGTTTGTCCGGTCCCTGCCGGACGGTTACGACACCGTGCTCGACGACGAGGGCTCCAATGTCTCGGCGGGTGAGAAGCAGTTGCTCACCATCGCCCGGGCGTTCCTGGCCCGGCCGTCCGTGCTGATCCTGGACGAGGCGACTTCTTCAGTGGATACCCGCACCGAGGTGCTCGTGCAGAAGGCCATGAGCGCCCTGCGGTCCGACCGGACTTCGTTTGTCATTGCCCACCGGCTTTCCACCATCCGCGACGCCGACCTCATCCTGGTGATGGAATCCGGGCAGATCGTGGAGCAGGGGACCCATGCCCAGCTGCTGGCTGCCGGCGGGGCGTATGCGGCGCTGTACGCGGCGCAGTTCGCGGCACCTGTGGCGGAGGTTTAG
- a CDS encoding ABC transporter ATP-binding protein codes for MLWKLLVEYLRPQRRLLVAVVVFQLAASIASLYLPTLNADIIDQGVARGDTDYILRVGGMMLMVTLLQIACTIAAVYFGAKAAMALGRDVRGAIFSRVAAFSEQEVTRFGPPSLITRSTNDVQQVQQLVLMSATLMVTAPMLCIGGVIMAIRQDLQLSWLIAVSVPVLLIAVGSIITRMVPLFRLMQTRIDTVNRVLREQLTGIRVVRAFVREDVETARFARANEDVTDTALRAGRLMALAFPTVMLVLNVSSTAVIWFGAFRIEDGSMQVGTMIAFLSYLMQILMSVMMATFMAIMIPRASVSADRIGEVLGTESSVRPPEHPVSSAVRRGELEMIDVGFAYPGAEQPVLQDVTFTARAGQTTAIIGSTGSGKTTLVNLMPRLFDATSGSVRIDGVDVRELHPDLLWGHIGLVPQKPYLFSGTVRSNLLYGKPDATEAELWRALGIAQAEDFVREMEGGLDAPISQGGTNVSGGQRQRLAIARALVKRPELYIFDDSFSSLDTATDARLRLALKKNTAGATLVIIAQRVSSIADADQILVLDRGRIVAHGTHEELLETSETYQEIVNSQLAAEEAV; via the coding sequence ATGCTCTGGAAGCTGCTCGTCGAGTACCTGCGGCCGCAGCGGCGGCTGCTGGTCGCCGTCGTCGTCTTCCAGCTGGCGGCGTCCATCGCCTCGCTCTACCTGCCGACCCTGAACGCGGACATCATCGACCAGGGCGTGGCGCGGGGGGACACGGACTACATCCTGCGCGTCGGCGGCATGATGCTCATGGTTACCCTGCTGCAGATCGCGTGCACCATCGCCGCCGTGTACTTCGGCGCGAAGGCCGCGATGGCCCTGGGCCGGGACGTCCGGGGCGCCATCTTCAGCCGGGTGGCCGCGTTCTCCGAGCAGGAAGTCACCCGGTTCGGGCCGCCCAGCCTCATCACCCGCTCCACCAACGACGTCCAGCAGGTCCAGCAGCTGGTCCTGATGTCCGCCACGCTCATGGTCACGGCGCCCATGCTATGCATCGGCGGGGTGATCATGGCCATCCGGCAGGACCTGCAGCTGTCCTGGCTGATCGCCGTCAGCGTGCCGGTGCTCCTGATTGCGGTGGGCTCGATCATTACCCGGATGGTGCCGCTGTTCCGGCTCATGCAGACCCGGATCGACACCGTCAACCGGGTGCTGCGCGAGCAGCTCACCGGCATCCGCGTGGTGCGGGCCTTCGTCCGGGAGGACGTGGAGACCGCCCGCTTTGCCCGCGCCAACGAGGACGTCACGGACACCGCCCTGCGCGCCGGCCGGCTCATGGCGCTCGCATTCCCCACCGTGATGCTGGTGCTCAACGTCTCCAGCACGGCCGTGATCTGGTTCGGCGCGTTCCGGATCGAGGACGGCTCCATGCAGGTGGGCACCATGATCGCGTTCCTGAGCTACCTCATGCAGATCCTGATGTCCGTCATGATGGCCACGTTCATGGCGATCATGATCCCGCGCGCCTCCGTCTCGGCGGACCGGATCGGCGAGGTGCTCGGGACCGAATCCAGCGTCCGGCCGCCGGAACACCCGGTCAGCAGCGCGGTGCGCCGGGGTGAACTGGAGATGATCGACGTCGGGTTCGCCTACCCGGGGGCCGAGCAGCCGGTGCTCCAGGACGTCACCTTCACCGCCCGCGCGGGGCAGACGACGGCGATCATCGGCAGCACCGGCTCCGGCAAGACCACCCTGGTGAACCTGATGCCGCGGCTCTTCGACGCGACGTCCGGCTCGGTGCGGATCGACGGCGTGGACGTCCGTGAGCTCCACCCGGACCTGCTGTGGGGGCACATCGGCCTGGTCCCCCAGAAGCCCTACCTGTTCTCCGGCACGGTGCGCAGCAACCTGCTCTACGGCAAACCGGACGCCACCGAGGCCGAGTTGTGGCGGGCGCTGGGGATAGCGCAGGCGGAGGACTTCGTCCGGGAGATGGAGGGCGGGCTGGATGCGCCGATTTCGCAGGGCGGCACCAACGTTTCCGGCGGCCAGCGGCAGCGGCTCGCGATCGCCCGGGCGCTTGTGAAACGGCCCGAGCTCTACATCTTTGATGACTCGTTTTCCTCGCTGGACACCGCCACGGACGCCCGGTTGCGGCTGGCGCTCAAGAAGAACACCGCGGGGGCCACCCTGGTGATCATCGCCCAGCGGGTCTCCAGCATCGCGGACGCGGACCAAATCCTGGTGCTGGACCGCGGCAGGATTGTCGCCCACGGCACGCACGAGGAGTTGCTGGAGACATCGGAGACGTATCAGGAGATTGTGAACTCCCAGCTCGCGGCGGAGGAGGCGGTATGA